A region of Triplophysa rosa linkage group LG16, Trosa_1v2, whole genome shotgun sequence DNA encodes the following proteins:
- the cfap90 gene encoding cilia- and flagella-associated protein 90, whose amino-acid sequence MDASFEAKSRPLSTLSVFSFIPPRRTETKEMRYLNNIPKASEMSLYDCINQTTEGYDNKLHRDDRTHAKARGLDIFSEESSRPVPVLSSSVCGRFTPSQHDLGKTFARIAHIHSDFYSKNGITWTMEECYGSVTPV is encoded by the exons ATGGATGCATCATTCGAAGCGAAGTCCAGACCTCTTTCTACTCTGTCTGTCTTCAGCTTTATACCACCAAGACGGACAGAGACCAAAGAAATGCGATATTTAAACAACATCCCGAAG GCTtcagaaatgtctttgtatgaCTGCATAAATCAAACCACCGAAGGTTACGATAACAAACTCCACAGAGATGACCGGACACATGCTAAAGCCCGCGGCCTGGACATCTTCAGTGAG GAGTCAAGCAGACCAGTTCCTGTTCTGTCTTCTTCTGTGTGTGGACGGTTTACACCATCACAACATGACTTGGGGAAGACATTTGCTCGCATCGCTCACATTCACTCGGACTTCTACAGCAAAAATGGAATCACCTGGACAATGGAGGAGTGCTATGGATCCGTGACACCCGTCTGA